Proteins encoded in a region of the Thermoplasmata archaeon genome:
- the fni gene encoding type 2 isopentenyl-diphosphate Delta-isomerase, producing MAEPSKTEQRKAEHVNIILTEDVSAGYDYWGDVHLLHNALPEIDLDDIDLSIKFFGKRLEAPLLISSMTGGFGMGGEINANLAKAAAEVGVAMGVGSQRAAIEKPELEPTYAVVKDHDVPLRFANLGAPQLIPQADKRAYGVADAKKAMDMIGADALIVHLNFLQEVVQPEGDRRAKGCLSAIKNLAGRFPVMAKETGAGISRDVAKALKKTGVKAIDVGGLGGTSFSAVEHYRARKEASSLKERLGATFWDWGIPTPASIVLANVGLPLVATGGIRSGLDAAKGIALGATAAGMAKPMLEAAKTSSDAVVAELRAIIEELKAAMFLIGAPSVAELQERHAIINAPTATWIELAEGV from the coding sequence ATGGCAGAACCGTCCAAGACGGAGCAGCGGAAGGCGGAGCACGTCAACATCATCCTGACCGAGGACGTGTCCGCGGGCTACGACTACTGGGGCGACGTCCACCTGCTCCACAACGCGCTCCCGGAGATCGACCTGGACGACATCGACCTCTCGATCAAGTTCTTCGGCAAGCGGCTCGAGGCGCCTCTGCTCATCTCGTCCATGACGGGCGGGTTCGGCATGGGCGGGGAGATCAATGCGAACCTGGCCAAGGCCGCCGCGGAGGTCGGCGTCGCCATGGGCGTCGGCTCCCAGCGCGCCGCGATTGAGAAGCCGGAGCTCGAGCCCACGTACGCGGTCGTCAAGGACCACGACGTGCCTCTCCGGTTCGCGAACCTGGGTGCGCCCCAGCTCATCCCCCAAGCGGACAAGCGCGCGTACGGCGTGGCCGACGCGAAGAAGGCCATGGACATGATCGGCGCGGACGCACTCATCGTCCACCTGAACTTCCTCCAGGAGGTCGTGCAGCCCGAGGGCGACCGAAGGGCCAAGGGCTGCCTGTCCGCCATCAAGAACCTCGCGGGCCGTTTTCCCGTCATGGCGAAGGAGACGGGCGCGGGCATCTCCCGCGACGTGGCGAAGGCGCTCAAGAAGACCGGCGTCAAGGCGATCGATGTCGGCGGTCTGGGCGGCACGTCTTTCTCCGCCGTGGAGCACTATCGTGCGCGCAAGGAGGCCTCGTCCCTGAAGGAGCGTCTGGGCGCGACGTTTTGGGACTGGGGAATCCCGACGCCCGCCTCCATCGTCCTGGCCAACGTGGGCCTTCCCTTGGTGGCCACGGGCGGCATCCGGAGTGGGCTCGATGCGGCGAAGGGCATCGCCCTCGGCGCGACCGCGGCGGGCATGGCGAAGCCCATGCTGGAGGCCGCGAAGACTTCCTCGGATGCCGTGGTCGCGGAGCTCCGGGCCATCATCGAGGAGCTTAAGGCGGCCATGTTCCTCATCGGGGCCCCGAGCGTCGCGGAACTGCAGGAGCGGCACGCGATCATCAACGCCCCCACGGCGACCTGGATTGAACTCGCGGAGGGGGTGTGA
- a CDS encoding isopentenyl phosphate kinase: MLLVKLGGSVLTDKTRLRTPRKSAIARLTKELTGLGDDLVVVHGAGSFGHMLARKYALNGPAARTKARGASVVQRDVRTLDGFVVDGLMKAGLAPVVLPPSAILGLDEGRVASFDVEPFREYVHEGFTPVTFGDVVRDRTRGVAVCSGDVVMLELARAFHPRCAVFAADVDGLFTADPKDSKDARLLLSVSETELPLIDFGPAKGADVTGGMEAKVHRMLEIASHADETLIVNGNVKNRVRDALRGRIVVGTRVVGGR, translated from the coding sequence ATGCTCCTCGTGAAATTGGGCGGCAGCGTCCTCACGGACAAGACGCGCCTCCGCACGCCGCGCAAGAGCGCGATCGCCCGGCTGACCAAGGAGCTGACCGGGCTTGGGGATGACCTCGTCGTGGTCCACGGCGCGGGCTCCTTTGGCCACATGCTGGCGCGCAAGTACGCGCTGAACGGTCCTGCCGCACGGACCAAGGCAAGGGGTGCCTCGGTCGTCCAGCGGGACGTTCGCACGCTTGATGGGTTCGTGGTGGACGGCCTCATGAAGGCGGGCCTCGCCCCCGTCGTCCTGCCGCCCTCCGCGATTCTGGGCCTCGACGAGGGCCGGGTGGCCTCGTTCGACGTGGAACCGTTCCGCGAGTACGTCCACGAGGGATTCACCCCCGTGACCTTCGGGGACGTGGTCCGAGATCGTACCCGAGGCGTTGCCGTGTGTTCCGGGGACGTGGTCATGCTCGAGCTCGCGAGGGCGTTCCACCCCCGATGCGCGGTCTTCGCCGCGGACGTCGACGGCCTCTTCACCGCGGATCCCAAGGACTCCAAGGACGCGCGCCTCCTCCTGTCCGTTTCCGAGACGGAACTGCCGCTCATCGACTTCGGCCCCGCGAAGGGGGCGGACGTCACGGGCGGCATGGAAGCGAAAGTCCATCGGATGCTCGAGATCGCATCCCACGCGGATGAGACGCTCATCGTGAACGGCAACGTCAAGAACCGGGTCCGGGATGCCCTGCGCGGCCGGATTGTCGTGGGCACCCGCGTCGTCGGAGGCCGCTGA
- a CDS encoding 50S ribosomal protein L16 — protein sequence MTRKPGSMYREIRGQAYSQRMYIGGVPAIRISQFDIGDLRTHFPVRLHLVAEEQCQIRHIALEAARVSLNRYIAKKAGNAYHLKLRVYPHNVLRENKIATGAGADRISEGMRAAFGQPVGTAARVHPGTKIFTLETTEEHVADAKIALRKGGVKLPTPWRIVVEREKPKK from the coding sequence ATGACGCGCAAGCCCGGGAGCATGTACCGCGAGATCCGCGGACAAGCCTACAGCCAGCGGATGTACATCGGCGGCGTCCCTGCGATCCGGATCAGCCAGTTCGACATCGGGGACCTGCGCACCCACTTCCCCGTGCGGCTGCACCTCGTCGCGGAGGAGCAGTGCCAGATCCGCCACATCGCCCTCGAAGCCGCACGCGTGTCCCTGAACCGGTACATCGCGAAGAAGGCAGGGAACGCATACCACCTGAAGCTCCGCGTCTATCCCCACAACGTCCTGCGGGAGAACAAGATCGCCACAGGCGCAGGCGCCGACCGTATTTCGGAAGGGATGCGGGCCGCGTTCGGGCAGCCCGTCGGCACCGCGGCGCGCGTCCACCCGGGCACGAAGATTTTCACCCTCGAGACGACCGAGGAGCACGTGGCGGACGCGAAGATCGCCCTCCGCAAGGGAGGCGTCAAGCTGCCGACCCCCTGGCGGATCGTCGTCGAGCGCGAGAAACCCAAGAAGTGA
- a CDS encoding DUF2207 domain-containing protein — MATAAPQSYHLTALSVTLDAQRDGSIQITESMGFHFDVGTFSYAYRDIPWSSFDELTNVSVTDESGNVLGLQVRFQWEGSGEYHLRWAYPAVTAPAERRFVLTYTVTGALLQPAAARNRVDWLAVGTGWNVPIDNASVRLLLPSGVDNVTALAFSPLPSTVLRVNNRTAVLFAVGILPANTGYRVIVDFPKVVDARPDLLRIARDSPISTGVCVFAAILFAMFVLWFVKGRDARPRTRGVNPPLQVPSDLRPAEVGYLRRQLFDVACMFAALIDLAQRGYLILYGAPVGWRARRTASPLDLTEKGRAAGLGEPGEYADLIEPEHVLLQALARTDVDRLTVLRTEFVGFGRRIEDRMLQRGLVTKSPTAIRNRYAQAAALVMFTGLVLAGAGIWFPDYFSLRGPLVGLAMAAVPIGIIGIYMPRWSDRGAEERSRWLGFMNALKVHVERAKKTNPGEAVATLDAFMAFVPLLPHTDVPRWLKQLALDLRGFPYEASWYASYPAIVLYPEPGRGHGGTARMPLVDLHALLAADFGAFAGSLAATFGVFSGGVGPSGGGAVGAGGAGGGGGGGGGAG; from the coding sequence ATGGCCACGGCCGCTCCCCAGTCCTACCATCTGACCGCCCTGTCCGTGACCCTGGATGCCCAGCGCGACGGGTCGATCCAGATCACCGAATCCATGGGGTTCCACTTCGACGTCGGTACGTTCTCCTATGCATACCGAGACATCCCGTGGTCGTCATTCGACGAACTCACGAACGTCTCGGTCACCGATGAATCCGGGAACGTTCTGGGTTTGCAGGTCCGATTTCAGTGGGAGGGGAGCGGGGAGTACCACCTCCGTTGGGCCTACCCCGCCGTCACCGCGCCGGCCGAACGAAGGTTCGTGCTCACCTACACGGTGACGGGGGCCCTCCTTCAACCCGCCGCCGCCCGAAACCGAGTCGACTGGCTCGCAGTCGGTACAGGATGGAACGTCCCGATCGACAACGCCTCCGTCCGGCTCCTGCTGCCTTCGGGAGTCGACAACGTGACGGCCCTGGCGTTCTCGCCTCTGCCGAGCACTGTGCTCCGCGTCAACAACCGAACCGCCGTGTTATTCGCAGTCGGCATCCTGCCGGCGAATACGGGCTACCGGGTCATCGTGGACTTCCCGAAGGTCGTCGACGCGCGCCCCGATCTGCTTCGAATCGCCCGCGACTCCCCGATCAGCACAGGGGTGTGCGTGTTCGCCGCCATCCTGTTCGCGATGTTCGTCCTCTGGTTCGTGAAGGGCAGGGACGCGAGACCCAGGACTCGGGGCGTCAACCCACCCCTGCAGGTTCCCTCGGACCTGAGGCCCGCCGAGGTTGGGTATCTCCGGCGACAGTTGTTCGACGTGGCGTGCATGTTCGCCGCCTTGATTGATCTCGCCCAACGAGGCTACCTCATCTTGTACGGTGCACCGGTCGGCTGGCGAGCTCGGCGAACCGCGAGCCCTCTGGACCTCACGGAGAAGGGTCGAGCCGCGGGTCTGGGCGAACCGGGCGAGTACGCAGATCTCATCGAACCCGAGCACGTGCTTCTGCAGGCGCTCGCACGAACGGACGTGGACCGGCTCACGGTCCTGCGCACGGAGTTCGTCGGCTTCGGGCGGAGAATCGAGGACCGGATGCTCCAACGAGGCCTTGTGACGAAGAGCCCTACGGCGATCCGGAATCGGTACGCCCAGGCGGCCGCTCTCGTGATGTTCACGGGACTGGTCCTTGCAGGCGCGGGCATCTGGTTCCCGGACTACTTCAGCCTCCGAGGACCTCTGGTCGGCCTCGCAATGGCCGCTGTTCCCATCGGGATCATCGGGATCTACATGCCACGGTGGTCGGATCGCGGCGCAGAGGAACGGTCCCGTTGGCTCGGCTTTATGAATGCACTCAAGGTGCACGTAGAGCGAGCCAAGAAGACGAATCCCGGCGAAGCGGTGGCCACGCTCGATGCGTTCATGGCGTTTGTCCCACTCCTCCCCCATACGGACGTGCCCAGGTGGTTGAAGCAGCTCGCCCTGGACCTCCGTGGCTTCCCCTACGAGGCGTCCTGGTATGCGTCCTACCCGGCCATCGTCCTCTATCCAGAACCCGGACGGGGCCACGGAGGGACCGCGCGCATGCCCCTGGTCGACCTGCATGCGCTCCTGGCGGCGGATTTCGGGGCGTTCGCGGGATCGCTGGCGGCGACCTTCGGCGTGTTCTCGGGAGGAGTCGGTCCCTCCGGAGGCGGGGCCGTGGGCGCCGGAGGCGCGGGCGGGGGAGGCGGTGGGGGCGGCGGAGCCGGCTAG
- the dph2 gene encoding diphthamide biosynthesis enzyme Dph2, translating to MDETVRLLEVIRGRNAKTVGLQFPVGLRTKAVELARDLEDQAGVTCLVSADPSFGACDIADMPVDLIVHLGHAPMPHLRYNRVFFYDLPGPPLTSMAFVDAAEPMLPKRIGLLTTTQFRGWLPQIKEHLERSGHEVHIGEPDRRVAYAGQLLGCDYHTAEVVASDVDGYLYIGTGEFHPLGVAFLTDKPIVIADPERGSARSLSDLKDRVLRQRWAAIARAQDAKEFGIIVSRKIGQVRMEMARDLKALAEKHGRGARIFLMDLVSPDFLEGYLVDAWVNTACPRIAIEDVLEYKQPMLTPQEFEIVLGERKAKDYAFDEIRAQ from the coding sequence ATGGACGAGACCGTGCGGCTGCTCGAGGTGATCCGCGGCCGCAACGCGAAGACCGTCGGACTCCAGTTCCCCGTCGGCCTCAGGACCAAGGCCGTGGAGCTCGCCCGGGACCTCGAGGACCAGGCGGGCGTCACCTGCCTCGTATCCGCAGACCCTTCCTTCGGCGCGTGCGACATTGCGGACATGCCCGTGGATCTCATCGTCCACCTGGGCCACGCGCCCATGCCGCACCTGCGGTACAACCGCGTGTTCTTCTACGATCTGCCGGGACCGCCGCTCACCTCCATGGCCTTCGTCGATGCCGCGGAGCCCATGCTCCCGAAGCGCATCGGTCTCCTCACGACGACCCAGTTCCGCGGCTGGCTGCCCCAGATCAAAGAGCACCTGGAGAGGTCGGGCCACGAGGTGCATATCGGCGAGCCGGACCGGCGCGTCGCGTACGCGGGGCAGCTCCTGGGCTGCGACTACCATACCGCGGAGGTCGTCGCGAGCGATGTGGACGGGTACCTGTACATCGGGACGGGGGAGTTCCATCCCCTCGGCGTCGCCTTCCTCACGGACAAGCCGATCGTCATCGCGGACCCGGAGCGGGGGAGCGCGCGCAGCCTATCGGATCTGAAGGATCGGGTCCTCCGGCAGCGATGGGCCGCGATCGCGCGAGCGCAGGACGCGAAGGAGTTCGGGATCATCGTCTCGCGGAAGATCGGCCAGGTCCGCATGGAGATGGCCCGTGACTTGAAGGCGCTCGCCGAGAAGCACGGCCGCGGCGCCCGCATCTTCCTCATGGACCTCGTCTCCCCGGACTTCCTCGAAGGTTACCTCGTCGACGCCTGGGTGAACACGGCGTGCCCGCGGATCGCGATTGAAGACGTCCTCGAGTACAAGCAACCCATGCTCACGCCCCAGGAGTTCGAGATCGTCCTAGGCGAGCGGAAGGCCAAGGACTACGCCTTCGACGAAATCCGCGCGCAGTAG
- the queC gene encoding 7-cyano-7-deazaguanine synthase QueC, which yields MTLRAVVLLSGGMDSATALAIALQDGFEVTALSVDYGQRHRKELEAARKVAKHFGVRDHRLVSLDFTAIGGSALTDKRIPIPEQRRLEEIGQGIPPTYVPARNTILLSYALGLAETVGAKGIYIAANQIDFSGYPDCRPEFYRAFQEVARLGTKRGVEGDVIEIRTPLIAMSKADIVRRGEELGVPWALTWSCYRGEEKACGVCDSCQLRLKGFREAGVKDPLPYARRPRTTNP from the coding sequence ATGACCCTACGCGCAGTCGTCCTCCTCAGCGGCGGCATGGATTCCGCCACGGCCCTGGCAATCGCCCTCCAGGACGGCTTCGAGGTCACGGCCCTGAGCGTGGACTACGGGCAGCGGCACCGCAAGGAGCTGGAGGCCGCCCGGAAGGTCGCCAAGCATTTTGGCGTGCGCGACCACCGACTCGTGAGCCTCGACTTCACGGCCATCGGCGGTTCCGCGCTCACGGACAAACGGATCCCGATCCCCGAGCAGCGCCGCCTCGAGGAGATCGGCCAAGGCATCCCGCCCACGTACGTGCCCGCGCGGAACACGATCCTCCTGAGCTATGCCCTCGGCCTCGCGGAGACCGTCGGGGCGAAGGGCATCTACATCGCGGCGAACCAGATCGACTTCAGCGGATATCCGGACTGCCGCCCCGAATTCTATCGGGCCTTTCAGGAGGTCGCGCGCCTCGGGACGAAGCGGGGCGTCGAGGGCGACGTCATCGAGATTCGCACGCCCCTCATTGCGATGTCCAAGGCGGACATCGTCCGGAGGGGGGAGGAGCTCGGCGTGCCGTGGGCCCTCACCTGGTCCTGCTACCGGGGCGAGGAGAAGGCGTGCGGGGTCTGCGACTCCTGCCAGCTGCGTCTCAAAGGTTTCCGCGAGGCGGGCGTCAAGGATCCGCTGCCCTACGCGCGCCGCCCGCGAACGACGAATCCTTAA
- a CDS encoding radical SAM protein: MHHETVVGNRPGETFLLTECYASIQGESSLVGTPTVFVRLYSCNLRCSWCDSVYAVEGGDYREVEVAELVSRLRELTAAGGGHRRGISHVCWTGGEPLLQWRSVAKAIEGLPPHFVHSMETDGEVDLAPFDRAVSERRGDGRVRYIMDIKCPGSAMVAKRAFENLQLLRAFDEVKFVILDRADYEFARDVVQRREIRAENVLFSPVMPANRIGEGLEPAKLAGWILEDRLDVRLQPQIHKFLWPGKERGI, from the coding sequence GTGCACCACGAGACCGTCGTCGGCAACCGCCCCGGGGAGACCTTCCTCCTCACCGAGTGCTACGCCTCGATCCAGGGGGAAAGCAGTCTGGTCGGCACCCCGACCGTCTTCGTGCGCCTGTACTCCTGCAACCTCCGCTGCTCGTGGTGCGACTCCGTGTACGCCGTGGAGGGCGGCGACTACCGGGAGGTGGAGGTCGCGGAGCTTGTGTCCCGTCTGCGGGAGCTGACCGCGGCGGGCGGCGGGCACCGGCGTGGGATCAGCCACGTCTGCTGGACCGGGGGAGAACCCCTGCTCCAGTGGCGGTCCGTCGCCAAGGCCATCGAGGGCCTGCCGCCGCACTTCGTGCACTCCATGGAGACGGACGGGGAGGTGGACCTGGCACCCTTCGACCGCGCCGTCTCGGAGCGCCGCGGCGACGGCCGCGTGCGCTACATCATGGACATCAAATGCCCCGGGTCGGCCATGGTCGCGAAGAGGGCCTTCGAGAACCTGCAACTCCTGCGCGCGTTCGACGAGGTCAAGTTCGTCATCCTGGACCGCGCCGACTACGAGTTCGCGCGGGACGTCGTGCAGCGACGGGAAATCCGCGCGGAGAACGTCCTCTTCTCCCCGGTCATGCCCGCGAACCGGATCGGAGAGGGGCTGGAGCCCGCGAAGCTCGCGGGCTGGATCCTCGAGGACCGCCTGGACGTGCGGCTGCAGCCACAGATCCACAAGTTCCTCTGGCCCGGCAAGGAGCGCGGCATCTGA
- a CDS encoding archease, translated as MRYEEIEHTADVGIRAFGKTASALFARAAEGMFNLIADITKVKPTGELEIRLAAQDLPSLLVAWLSELLFLHETEHLLFCRFQVRVRGTSLHARAWGEAIDRRRHGLKLAVKAVTYHRLSVDLERGVAEVIFDV; from the coding sequence GTGCGGTACGAGGAAATCGAGCACACCGCGGACGTGGGCATCCGGGCGTTCGGGAAGACCGCCTCCGCGCTTTTCGCACGCGCGGCGGAGGGCATGTTCAACTTGATCGCCGACATCACGAAGGTGAAGCCCACGGGCGAACTGGAGATCCGGCTTGCCGCCCAGGACCTGCCGAGCCTGCTCGTGGCCTGGCTCTCCGAGCTCCTCTTCCTCCACGAGACGGAGCACCTGCTGTTCTGCAGGTTCCAGGTCCGAGTTCGCGGCACCTCCTTACACGCGCGCGCGTGGGGCGAGGCTATCGACCGGCGGCGGCACGGGCTCAAGCTCGCGGTCAAGGCCGTGACCTACCACCGGCTGTCCGTCGACCTCGAGAGGGGGGTCGCCGAGGTCATCTTCGACGTGTAA
- a CDS encoding HAD family hydrolase, giving the protein MIRGVTFDWWHTIAETPWPDFDAHMRRIRVERIAQAFADRGLVVEIDVLYRAYDRHTDLLAENWTRNVDLSGEEQIRAFLEFADLDGSDPYLGDALAASFGEAIRTKLPILYPHVGATLAALKREGYRIGLVSNTGRTWGRFLRPIQDDLGVGKFFDDRVFSDEIGIRKPEPQIFEAALEHLGLRPEQVVHVGDDVLADVTGSKGVGMRAVWFNTGTPAEHAVHTWAGRPSATPDAEIHEHRDLLAVLERWRP; this is encoded by the coding sequence ATGATCCGGGGCGTGACGTTCGACTGGTGGCATACAATCGCCGAGACGCCATGGCCGGACTTCGACGCCCACATGCGGCGCATCCGCGTCGAGCGCATCGCGCAGGCCTTCGCGGACCGCGGGCTCGTGGTCGAGATCGACGTCCTCTACCGCGCGTACGACCGGCACACCGACCTCCTCGCGGAAAACTGGACGCGGAACGTGGACCTGAGCGGGGAGGAACAGATCCGCGCCTTCCTCGAGTTCGCGGACCTCGACGGCTCGGACCCCTACCTGGGGGACGCCCTGGCCGCGTCCTTCGGCGAGGCAATCCGTACGAAGCTCCCGATCCTCTACCCCCATGTCGGGGCGACGTTGGCCGCCCTCAAGCGCGAGGGATACCGCATCGGTCTCGTGTCGAACACGGGCCGCACCTGGGGGCGCTTCCTGCGACCCATCCAGGACGACCTGGGCGTGGGGAAGTTCTTCGACGACCGCGTGTTCTCCGACGAGATCGGCATCCGCAAGCCCGAGCCGCAGATCTTCGAGGCGGCCTTGGAGCACCTCGGCCTGCGCCCCGAGCAGGTCGTCCACGTGGGTGACGACGTCCTCGCGGACGTCACGGGATCCAAGGGTGTCGGCATGCGCGCCGTGTGGTTCAACACCGGAACGCCCGCGGAACATGCGGTGCATACCTGGGCCGGCAGGCCGTCCGCGACGCCGGACGCGGAGATCCACGAGCACCGCGATCTCCTCGCGGTCCTGGAGCGGTGGCGGCCATGA